The following are encoded in a window of Gramella sp. MT6 genomic DNA:
- the cysC gene encoding adenylyl-sulfate kinase, producing the protein MNNIVPHTFQVERKDRNKLKGHKSFVVWFTGLSGSGKSTLANMVEKRLYDNGVHTFTLDGDNVRGGLNNNLGFSREDRSENLRRIAEVAKLFIDSGSLVIGSFISPLKSDRDSVKKIIGENDFVEIYVNTPIEICESRDVKGLYKKARAGEIKNFTGIDAPYEEPEFPDIEVKTNLEEADASVKRIFDYLKNKLEIKSNE; encoded by the coding sequence ATGAATAATATTGTTCCACATACCTTTCAGGTAGAGCGAAAAGACCGCAATAAACTTAAAGGTCATAAATCGTTTGTCGTTTGGTTTACAGGTTTATCAGGATCAGGTAAATCAACACTTGCTAATATGGTTGAGAAACGATTGTATGATAATGGGGTCCATACATTTACTCTTGACGGTGACAATGTTCGCGGTGGTCTAAATAATAATCTTGGGTTTAGCCGTGAAGATCGTAGTGAGAACCTTCGCAGGATAGCCGAAGTAGCTAAATTATTTATTGATTCAGGAAGTCTTGTTATAGGATCTTTTATATCACCTCTAAAGTCTGATCGGGATTCTGTAAAAAAGATAATTGGCGAAAATGATTTTGTTGAAATTTATGTGAATACGCCAATTGAAATATGCGAATCCAGGGATGTTAAGGGGCTGTATAAGAAGGCTAGAGCAGGGGAGATTAAAAATTTTACCGGTATTGATGCTCCTTATGAAGAACCTGAATTTCCAGATATAGAAGTAAAAACGAACCTTGAGGAAGCTGATGCTTCCGTAAAAAGGATATTCGATTATTTAAAGAATAAATTAGAAATAAAAAGTAATGAGTAA
- a CDS encoding nucleotide sugar dehydrogenase — MRIKNICCIGAGYVGGPTMAVIAQKCPEINVTVVDINEKRIAAWNDQNVKNIPIYEPGLSQIVGEARDRNLYFSTDIDSAIDKADMIFISVNTPTKTYGIGKGMAADLKYIELCARQIARVAKDDKIVVEKSTLPVRTAQALKNILDNTGNGVNYQILSNPEFLAEGTAVEDLMDPDRVLIGGDIDTEEGKEAMQALVDIYSHWVPAERILTTNVWSSELSKLTANAFLAQRVSSINAMSELCEKTGADVNEVAKAVGMDSRIGSKFLKSSVGFGGSCFQKDILNLVYIAKSFGLEEVADYWEQVIIMNDHQKKRFAVNIVKTLFNTVSGKKIAFLGWAFKKDTNDTRESAAIYVADYLLNEQAEIVIYDPKVTEEQVFADLDYLSSRPEEENRKRVTVLNNPYDVCKDSHAVAILTEWDEFEDLDWKAIYNNMLKPAFLFDGRRLLERKKKEEIGFEFYAIGS; from the coding sequence ATGAGGATTAAAAATATTTGCTGTATCGGCGCTGGCTATGTGGGTGGTCCCACTATGGCTGTTATTGCTCAGAAATGTCCTGAAATCAATGTTACAGTTGTAGATATTAATGAGAAAAGAATTGCGGCTTGGAATGATCAGAATGTCAAAAACATACCAATTTATGAACCTGGTCTCTCTCAAATTGTAGGTGAGGCAAGAGATCGCAATTTGTACTTTTCCACAGATATAGACTCAGCTATAGATAAAGCAGATATGATTTTCATTTCTGTAAATACACCTACCAAAACCTACGGTATTGGAAAAGGTATGGCTGCAGATTTGAAGTATATTGAACTTTGTGCCAGACAAATAGCGAGGGTAGCCAAAGATGATAAAATTGTGGTGGAAAAATCCACCCTGCCTGTTAGAACAGCTCAGGCTTTGAAAAATATATTAGATAACACAGGGAATGGAGTTAATTATCAAATTCTTTCAAATCCTGAATTTCTAGCTGAAGGAACTGCGGTTGAAGATTTAATGGATCCAGATCGGGTTCTAATTGGAGGGGATATAGATACCGAAGAAGGAAAAGAGGCTATGCAAGCTTTAGTTGATATATACTCTCATTGGGTGCCAGCAGAAAGAATTTTAACTACGAATGTTTGGTCCTCCGAACTTTCTAAGTTAACGGCTAATGCCTTTTTAGCTCAGAGAGTTTCCAGTATAAACGCGATGAGTGAGCTTTGCGAAAAAACCGGAGCAGATGTTAATGAAGTAGCGAAAGCCGTTGGAATGGATAGCAGAATAGGATCAAAATTCCTTAAATCATCTGTTGGATTTGGTGGTTCGTGTTTTCAGAAAGATATCTTGAATCTTGTTTATATCGCTAAATCTTTTGGATTAGAGGAGGTTGCTGATTACTGGGAGCAAGTGATCATAATGAACGATCATCAGAAGAAGCGTTTTGCCGTTAATATTGTAAAAACATTATTCAATACGGTTTCAGGAAAAAAAATCGCTTTCCTTGGTTGGGCCTTTAAAAAGGACACAAATGATACCAGGGAATCGGCTGCTATCTATGTCGCTGACTATTTGTTAAACGAACAGGCAGAAATTGTAATCTATGATCCAAAAGTTACCGAAGAGCAGGTGTTTGCTGATTTGGATTATTTAAGTTCCCGACCTGAAGAAGAAAACAGAAAACGGGTTACTGTTCTCAATAACCCCTACGATGTTTGTAAGGATTCCCATGCTGTCGCCATTTTAACCGAGTGGGATGAATTTGAAGATTTAGATTGGAAGGCTATTTATAATAATATGTTGAAACCAGCCTTTTTGTTTGACGGAAGAAGACTATTAGAAAGAAAGAAGAAAGAAGAAATAGGTTTTGAATTTTATGCAATCGGATCTTAG
- the cysQ gene encoding 3'(2'),5'-bisphosphate nucleotidase CysQ, with protein sequence MDKNLDIAIRAAIEAGNVIMEIYNSEDFQIRNKEDDSPLTKADLKANAVINSFLKPTKIPIISEENKQLEYEERKDWKDCWIVDPLDGTKEFIKRNGEFTVNIAYIRDNLPVFGVIYVPAKKTVYFSAGSSSWKQILNDTDPAKFNQVESIMISPEKSEGEIRVVGSRSHMNQDTKDFIANLQEKSTDKIKVVSKGSSLKFCLVAEGNADVYPRFAPTMEWDTAAGQAICKAVGLKVIDKETGQEMKYNRENLLNNHFSVSAIE encoded by the coding sequence ATGGATAAGAATTTAGATATAGCAATCAGGGCAGCAATTGAAGCTGGAAATGTAATCATGGAGATTTATAATAGCGAGGATTTTCAAATCCGGAATAAAGAGGACGATTCTCCACTTACAAAAGCCGATCTTAAAGCTAATGCCGTAATTAACTCCTTTTTAAAGCCAACTAAAATTCCAATCATTAGTGAGGAAAACAAGCAACTTGAGTACGAGGAACGTAAAGACTGGAAAGACTGTTGGATTGTAGACCCACTTGATGGAACCAAGGAATTTATTAAACGTAATGGAGAATTCACTGTCAATATTGCTTACATAAGGGATAATTTACCTGTATTCGGGGTAATTTACGTGCCTGCTAAAAAAACAGTTTATTTTTCAGCAGGTAGTTCCTCCTGGAAACAGATTTTAAATGATACAGATCCGGCTAAATTTAACCAGGTAGAGTCCATAATGATTTCTCCTGAAAAAAGTGAAGGGGAAATTCGGGTTGTGGGAAGCAGATCTCATATGAATCAGGATACTAAAGACTTTATTGCTAACTTACAGGAAAAATCGACCGACAAAATTAAAGTGGTTTCAAAGGGAAGTTCTTTAAAATTTTGTTTGGTCGCCGAGGGAAACGCTGATGTTTATCCTCGCTTTGCACCAACAATGGAGTGGGATACAGCCGCTGGACAGGCAATTTGTAAAGCAGTAGGACTTAAGGTTATTGATAAAGAGACTGGGCAGGAAATGAAATATAACCGGGAAAACCTGTTAAATAACCATTTTTCTGTATCCGCAATTGAGTAA
- a CDS encoding SDR family oxidoreductase, whose protein sequence is MITENQKEIISKSNILVTGGAGFIGSNLCETLLECGARVKCLDNLSTGHEENLENIIDNPRFQFVKGDIRNLETCQKACDDMDFVLHEAALGSVPRSLKDPITSNEVNVSGFLNMLVASKENKVKRFVYAASSSTYGDSESLPKEEDKIGKPLSPYAITKYVNELYADIFNKSYGLNTIGLRYFNVFGRKQDPNGAYAAVIPKFVMQFMAHESPVINGDGTYSRDFTYIDNVLQMNLLALTSDDPNAVNEVYNTAVGDRTNLLELTQLLKEYLSDFDAEISNIEIKHGPNRPGDIPHSLASIEKAEKLLGYKPSHKIKEGLKEAVDWYWKNLK, encoded by the coding sequence TTGATTACTGAGAATCAGAAGGAAATTATTTCAAAATCGAATATCCTGGTTACAGGAGGAGCTGGATTTATAGGTTCAAACTTATGTGAAACTCTTTTGGAATGTGGAGCAAGAGTGAAATGCTTGGATAACCTTTCTACCGGACATGAAGAAAATCTAGAAAATATAATTGATAATCCGAGATTTCAATTTGTAAAGGGAGATATACGCAACCTTGAAACCTGTCAAAAGGCTTGTGATGACATGGACTTTGTGCTACATGAGGCGGCACTTGGTTCGGTCCCTCGATCCTTAAAAGATCCTATAACGAGTAATGAAGTAAATGTTTCAGGGTTTTTGAATATGCTTGTTGCTTCAAAAGAAAACAAAGTTAAACGATTCGTTTATGCGGCCAGTTCTTCTACCTATGGCGATTCTGAATCATTACCAAAAGAAGAAGACAAAATTGGGAAGCCTTTATCTCCATATGCTATCACTAAATATGTCAATGAGCTTTATGCAGATATATTTAATAAATCATATGGTCTAAATACAATAGGTCTTCGATATTTTAATGTTTTCGGCAGGAAGCAGGATCCAAATGGAGCTTACGCGGCGGTAATTCCAAAATTTGTGATGCAGTTTATGGCTCATGAAAGTCCCGTTATAAATGGTGATGGAACTTATTCAAGGGATTTTACCTACATTGATAATGTTTTGCAAATGAATTTACTGGCTTTAACCAGTGATGATCCGAATGCGGTTAACGAGGTTTATAATACTGCAGTAGGGGATAGGACTAATTTGCTGGAGTTGACTCAATTGCTTAAGGAGTATCTTTCTGATTTTGATGCTGAAATATCAAATATCGAAATTAAACATGGACCAAATCGCCCTGGGGATATCCCACACTCGCTTGCCTCGATTGAGAAAGCAGAAAAATTACTGGGTTATAAGCCAAGTCATAAAATTAAAGAAGGTTTGAAAGAAGCCGTCGATTGGTATTGGAAGAATCTTAAATAA
- a CDS encoding nucleotide sugar dehydrogenase, whose translation MSDKKIGVIGLGYVGLPLARLFATKFPVVGFDINQPRVNELMSGKDSTLEVEDDLLRSVLKENNSDDLGLFCTTSLEEIRGCNYFVITVPTPVDKNNRPDLTPLYKSSETVGKVLKKGDIVIYESTVYPGVTEDECVPVLEKISGLKFNEDFYVGYSPERINPGDKEHTVEKILKVTAGSTPEVGERVNDLYAEVITAGTHLAPTIKVAEAAKVIENSQRDINIAFVNELAKIFNMMGIDTQDVLEAAGTKWNFLPFKPGLVGGHCIGVDPYYLAQKAQEIGYHPEIILAGRRMNDSMGQYVASEVVKLMLQNDIKVKGSKILVLGITFKENCPDVRNTKVVDVIKNLKEYGVEVTVYDPLANPAEVMHEYGLETVNTTPENRFDSIVLTVAHKQFMDLDLNAFKNNGAVVYDVKGVLGNKCDRKL comes from the coding sequence ATGTCTGATAAAAAAATAGGGGTTATTGGTCTTGGATATGTGGGTTTACCACTTGCTAGGTTATTTGCTACGAAGTTTCCTGTTGTAGGATTTGACATAAATCAACCAAGAGTAAATGAGTTAATGAGCGGTAAAGATTCCACTTTAGAAGTTGAAGATGATCTTTTACGTTCGGTTTTAAAAGAAAATAATTCAGACGATTTAGGTTTATTCTGTACAACTAGTTTAGAGGAGATTCGAGGTTGTAATTATTTTGTTATTACGGTTCCAACACCTGTGGATAAAAATAATCGGCCAGATCTCACTCCGCTATACAAGTCTAGCGAAACTGTAGGTAAAGTCCTTAAAAAAGGAGATATAGTTATATACGAATCTACTGTTTATCCAGGTGTTACTGAAGATGAATGTGTTCCGGTACTAGAGAAGATAAGTGGCTTGAAATTTAATGAAGATTTCTATGTGGGATATTCTCCTGAAAGGATTAATCCCGGGGATAAGGAGCATACTGTGGAAAAGATTCTAAAAGTAACCGCAGGATCAACCCCTGAGGTTGGTGAAAGAGTAAATGATTTGTATGCTGAAGTAATAACTGCTGGTACACATTTAGCCCCAACGATTAAGGTAGCAGAAGCAGCAAAGGTTATAGAGAATTCTCAAAGAGATATTAATATTGCTTTTGTAAACGAGCTAGCGAAGATTTTTAATATGATGGGAATCGATACCCAGGATGTTCTTGAGGCAGCAGGAACAAAATGGAATTTCCTCCCCTTCAAACCAGGATTGGTTGGGGGGCACTGCATTGGTGTAGATCCTTACTACCTAGCACAAAAAGCTCAGGAAATTGGTTACCATCCTGAAATTATTTTAGCGGGAAGAAGAATGAATGATTCGATGGGGCAATATGTCGCTTCAGAAGTTGTTAAATTGATGTTGCAGAATGACATTAAAGTTAAAGGTTCAAAAATATTGGTTCTGGGAATTACTTTTAAAGAAAATTGTCCGGATGTACGTAACACTAAAGTAGTAGATGTTATAAAGAACCTTAAAGAATATGGAGTGGAAGTCACTGTTTATGATCCGCTTGCCAATCCAGCTGAAGTCATGCACGAATATGGTTTGGAGACAGTGAATACGACACCTGAAAATAGATTCGATTCAATTGTTTTAACCGTTGCCCATAAACAATTTATGGATCTTGATTTAAATGCCTTTAAAAATAACGGAGCAGTAGTTTATGACGTTAAAGGAGTTTTAGGGAATAAATGTGATCGAAAATTATAG
- the cysD gene encoding sulfate adenylyltransferase subunit CysD, giving the protein MSKYYLNYLDELESEAIFILREVWAQFENPVILFSGGKDSILVTHLAKKAFYPSKIPFPLMHVDTGHNFPETIEFRDDLIESLGAKLIVGSVQESIDNGRVAEEKGKNATRNALQITTLLDAIEANKVDCAIGGGRRDEEKARAKERFFSHRNDFGEWDPKNQRPELWNLLNGKHYEGEHFRAFPISNWTEMDVWNYIKRENISIPSLYFAHEREVVFRNNSWIPVSEYLKLEKGEKIEKKKIRFRTLGDITITGGIESDADTLDKIADEVSTMRKTERGDRSDDKRSETAMEDRKKQGYF; this is encoded by the coding sequence ATGAGTAAATATTATCTGAATTATCTTGATGAGCTGGAGTCGGAAGCGATTTTTATTTTACGTGAAGTTTGGGCTCAGTTTGAGAACCCAGTCATCCTGTTTTCAGGAGGGAAGGATTCTATTTTAGTAACTCATCTAGCAAAAAAAGCTTTTTACCCAAGTAAAATTCCATTTCCTTTAATGCATGTAGATACGGGACATAATTTTCCTGAAACTATCGAATTCCGGGATGACTTGATTGAGAGTCTTGGAGCAAAATTAATCGTAGGTTCTGTTCAAGAGTCTATCGATAATGGTAGAGTTGCTGAAGAAAAAGGAAAAAATGCTACAAGAAATGCCCTTCAAATTACCACACTCCTTGATGCTATTGAAGCTAATAAGGTAGACTGTGCAATTGGTGGTGGAAGAAGAGATGAAGAAAAAGCACGGGCTAAAGAAAGATTTTTTTCTCACCGAAACGATTTTGGAGAGTGGGATCCTAAAAATCAGCGTCCAGAATTATGGAACCTGTTGAATGGTAAACATTATGAAGGTGAGCACTTTAGGGCTTTTCCAATTAGTAATTGGACTGAAATGGATGTTTGGAATTATATTAAAAGAGAAAATATCAGTATTCCATCTCTTTACTTTGCTCATGAAAGAGAGGTAGTTTTTAGGAACAATTCATGGATACCTGTTTCTGAATATTTAAAACTCGAAAAAGGTGAAAAAATTGAAAAGAAGAAAATTAGATTTAGGACTCTTGGAGATATAACTATTACCGGAGGAATTGAATCTGATGCCGACACGCTTGATAAAATTGCTGATGAAGTTTCCACTATGAGAAAGACAGAGCGAGGAGATCGTAGTGATGATAAACGTTCAGAAACAGCGATGGAAGACCGTAAAAAACAGGGATATTTTTAG
- a CDS encoding DUF2061 domain-containing protein yields MSKTYKRHIAKTITWRVVGTIDTIVLSWIVTGNPYTGLKIGFSEVITKMFLYYLHERIWFNIKAGVTRNGDSRKRHIAKTITWRCIGTIDTMLLAWWISGDPLTGLKIGGIELVTKMILYYLHERAWYKYDYGLQQRRSRELKKENELSYTDE; encoded by the coding sequence TTGAGTAAGACGTATAAAAGACATATCGCCAAAACCATAACCTGGAGGGTTGTTGGTACTATAGATACTATAGTCCTTTCCTGGATTGTTACAGGTAACCCCTATACAGGTTTAAAGATTGGTTTTTCGGAAGTGATTACTAAGATGTTCTTGTATTACCTTCATGAAAGGATTTGGTTTAATATCAAGGCCGGAGTTACTAGAAATGGCGATAGCCGAAAGCGGCATATTGCCAAAACAATAACTTGGCGTTGCATTGGAACTATAGATACGATGTTGCTTGCCTGGTGGATATCTGGTGATCCACTTACCGGATTGAAAATTGGAGGAATTGAATTGGTGACTAAAATGATACTTTACTACTTGCATGAAAGGGCATGGTATAAATACGATTACGGCCTTCAACAAAGGAGAAGCAGAGAATTAAAGAAAGAGAATGAATTAAGTTATACCGATGAATAA